In the genome of Hippoglossus hippoglossus isolate fHipHip1 chromosome 9, fHipHip1.pri, whole genome shotgun sequence, the window ACAAGACATCTTTGAATACAAACAGTTTTGAAAGAAGTATGGTGTAAtgttctctctgtacaccaGACGTGTTGCATATCTGTGTTTGGCAGTAAAGACCCCTGCAAAGGCTTGTCAATCAATGTCAAGAGTCTAACTCATCCTCCCTTCATGTCTTCGTCCAAGAGGGCAAGCTCTACTATGTGGGACccaagaaagaagagaagagggaggtgGTGAttgaggcagagaggaagaggcagatTTTCCTCGACTGCCACTTCAATGACATCGGCCATCACCTTGGCCAGAAGAAGACCGTCCACAGGATCCAGAGCAAGTACTACTGGCTGGGAATCATTAAGGATGTGGTGGACTGGGTACTTAAATCTTTATGTGACTCACTAAGCGCCATCCTGATAAGAATCACCTCTACAGTAACGGTCTTCTGCCTGTTTCAGATTAAAGTGTGTGACACCTGTCAGCACACAGAGAGGAATAAAAACCTGTCACGGACTGTTCGGCCGATCAAAGTGGACGCACCGTGGGAAATTGTTGGGATTGACATCTTAGGTTTTTACCTCAATGAAATGGTCACATaacattttccttctcttttaatttctctccacctcttgacgcctgttttctcttccctcATCAGGACCTTTCCCTGAGACCCAGCAAGGCAACACTAACATTATAGTCCTCATCGATTACCTCAGTAAATGGCCAGAAGCGTTTCCAGTAAAAAAGACGGATGTGTTCTCTGTTGCAAGATGCATCTCTAACTGTATATACAGGTAAACACAGCCAACAAGATCTCTAACAGTCACTGAGGTCGAAACAGGGGTTTGATATAAATAATCTGATCAAATCTGATGAAACTGATTTATTAAGATTTAAAACTGCCTCTATGTCTTATTTTGTGCTGTAAATCTACATCACAACAAAGGCCATTACTTCTAGTCCAAGcctcaaaatgaaaatatattgtatcctgaaacatatatttgtttgttttgtgttatgcTAATGCACTTGGCCTATTCTCCTTTTTCccgttttatatttataaaaattaggaaaaaagaaaaagagaagacgcactcaaaaaagaaagaaaaatcaaaagtAATTCCGATTGCTTATACATACTACTATGTACTACTTCACTCTTTATCTAGATAACAGGCTACTTTATAAGTTTCATACGTAAACAGCCAACTCAATCTTCGCACATCACccatattacatatatattaaaCAAACTCAATATCTATTAATCTCTGACAAAACTGAGCATTATGCAGTTCACAATAACCACAATTACTGTTCTCTTTTCAATCAGGTTTGGGGCCCCTAAAACTATAGCGTGCACGCAGAACAATGACTTCTGTGATGAGGTGAGATGTGAGTCACAgacttattttaatatatacagCAGAATGACCTGATAACAGGTTGTAGCAGTGCTGTTGGTCAGTTTCTGCCAGTGCACATATAGTACagatgtttgttatttttcccGACAGGTGACTAAGCTGCTGTGCGACAGATGGAGCATCGTGCAGAAGGTTTCTCCTTTGGATCAACCTCAGCTCAACCCGCTCCATGACTGCACGAGCGTGTTACTGAAGGAAGCCGTTGTGCAGATGGTAACAGAGAAGCAGGGCGAGTGGGACGACTTCCTCGACCCTGTGCTGTTTTTGTTCAGGACGTCCACCAACCCCACGACCAAGTTCACCCCGTACTCGCTCATGTTCAACAGGAAAGCTAATTTACCTAATGAGGTGAGACTAGGAAAGATCCCGTTCtaactgtgtgttttggtgtCTGGTTATTAAATGTCATTTCCTTTCCTCTAGACGACACTAAGCCTGGTGAATT includes:
- the zgc:113436 gene encoding uncharacterized protein zgc:113436, with translation MLNVESLQVAEEEVVESSSNKLGDIYTFVAKGYFPQTMTPIRRKNLKRYAQKFIIDEGKLYYVGPKKEEKREVVIEAERKRQIFLDCHFNDIGHHLGQKKTVHRIQSKYYWLGIIKDVVDWIKVCDTCQHTERNKNLSRTVRPIKVDAPWEIVGIDILGPFPETQQGNTNIIVLIDYLSKWPEAFPVKKTDVFSVARCISNCIYRFGAPKTIACTQNNDFCDEVTKLLCDRWSIVQKVSPLDQPQLNPLHDCTSVLLKEAVVQMVTEKQGEWDDFLDPVLFLFRTSTNPTTKFTPYSLMFNRKANLPNETTLSLVNYDDLEQDMYSSKEKASTYMTIMQEQQNSVKQLVVSNMNVAYKQEKKKKKAKRRAPSMPSMTFKIADPLFGAGDSPSPKKLKESLYLSFPVETVLATEQSSSEDIKAELAYHLTESDVH